GGCAGGTTCTTGAACCATTCAAGAGCTACATACCCTTTGGTACCCCTGATTGCTGTAGTTGTTTTAGTTTGGTCTGTCTTCAACAGCTTGGCTAGTCCGAAATCAGAAATCCTTGCCCTAAAAGATTTGTCGAGGAGGATATTTTGAGGCTTGATATCACAATGGATTATCTGGCAGCTGCATTCTTCGTGGAGGTAAAGGAGCCCTCTGGCTATATCGAAAGCAATTTGCATTCTTCGGTACCAGTTAGGCCTTGAATCTCCAAAGAGAAAATTGGCCAAAGAGCCATTGCTCATGTACTCGTAGACCAGAAGGCGATGTTCCCCTTCGTTACAGAATCCAACAAGCTGAACCAAATTCTTGTGATTTGTTCTTCCAATAACTTTCACTTCTGTATTGAATTCTTTGTCGCCCTCTCCGGCCATCTTATCTAACTTCTTCACTGCAATGAGTGGTTTGTCTTCCTCCGCTAGTACTCCTTTGTAAACAGTTCCAAAGGCACCTCTACCGAGTTCTTCCTTGAATCCTCCTGTAGCTCTTTCGAGCTCACTGTAAGTGAAATTCTGCATGTTCATGTCTGGCATGAGACGCTGTTGCGGTATCGTATTTTTTCGCTGTCGGTTCCATCGAGAAAAGAACACATAGAACCCTAGCAGTGAGAGAACAATTAGAAAGATGGAGCTACCTAAAAGCACCGAGCCTGTTGTGATCAAATTCGATCTATCACACTTCTTTGCACTTGAACCTGCAGTGGAGATGCCTTTCCTTACTTTTATCAGGGCTTTTCCAGAAACACTTGAAGCTGTAACCCCATTCGAGAGAGGGGCTCTCTTCATCCAACATTGTCCAGCAGTGTTGTAAATGGTAACATCACAATAACAGTCACTTAAGCAAGCCTGTCTGCACCAATCCTCGCCCACTGAAGCAAACATTTCATAATCATTAAATGGCCACTTTGTGTTAGGCATTTCCTCGATCTCAAAGCTATCTATTTCTTGCGATGGATGGTCACAATCCTGTGAAATAAAGTTTTTCTTGCATCCCTTCCTCTCATCATTTGGATCAAAGAAAGTGTAACCAGGAGGACAGTGGCAACTTGGTCTTTGGTCATCTCCTAATCTGCAATAGCTGTTGAAACCGCAAGCTCCACTGCCTACTTTTTCCGTAATTTGCGAGCAGATATTTGATGGTATGGAGTTTGACAAAGTCGTCCAGGCCGTAGccctgcttctgctactggaaGCAGTCTTTGGATAAACATATTGCCTAAGAACTCCATCATAGTCCAGGGTTGCCCTCAAGTAGAGATCTTGGATTGATACTGAATTAGAGAATACAGGATAAAGTACAGTACCATCTCTAGCTACAAGGTACATATAGCCAGACTGGTTAAAGATCACCTGATAACCGCTACCTGTAGAATTTCCGGGCATCCAATAAGGAGAATTTGAGGTATTTAATGGATAGTGTGTGGTGTACAGGAGGAGATTCCCGTCAGCTTGTAGAATGAACTTGTATCTTCCTTCTGAATAATTCTTTTCCAGGTAGGGAGCAATTAGTTGAGCACCTAAATTCAGATTTTGTGTGGGCAACAGTGTATCTGTTGGTTCATCAAAACTCTGCCACATATTGGCACCAGCTTGGCTTGCTACCACGAAGTTTCCTGTGTCAAGCATGGCTGCATAGGCGGCTCCACTTCCACCCGATTGTGGACTACTACTCCATATTTGTCCGCCTGATTGATCATTTAGAACCAACTCACCATCTTCCGTAAGTTGTACTCTTGATCCCCCCGGAACTAGATGATTTCTATTAGCTGACCAGACTATGGTTCTTTCGGGTATTTTGTTGAACCATATGGCAAGTAGGTAGCCAGCATCACCGACTTGTTGGAATCCAAAAGCAAATTCCCCAGATGGTGAAGTCCAAGAAAGGTTATCAGTTGCAGCAGTGAGAGATGAGCCCAAAGATATGTTGCTGTGAGCCTGACCATTGCTAGAAAATGgcagcagcagaagaagaaggaagaaaaaacaatatggtaGTTGAAAATCCATGAGATGTGAAGATACTATATTTGAAGACATGGCATGATTTAAGGCACAGGtcctcttctttatttatgCTGGGTATTGCCGTTGGAAGAAAATACGAGTCTCCAACTATCCACGTATCAAATGAAGATGGCAATCGTGACTTTCTTTATGACAATTGAcaattaaacaatataaaaaccttgtttaatttgaaaaaattaaaataatattattttaatttttttaaaaataattaaataatattttttatgaattagcTCAAGTTATATCGCTAAATCCCGTTCGGTaagctatatataaaaaaatgaaataaattatcatttCGCTGGAGGAAAAAACATAGCAGCTTCCTGTTCACTTCTTCAGAAAAAGCTTATCGCAGCATTAAAGAGTCAAACATTAGGTGGTTGTAATTTTCAATGGTCCACTATTCCAATATATATTAACGCGAAGAAAGGACTTTGTGATAGACCCATGCGAAAAAGACGTTTTATTAGCTGTACGCCTTACACCAATAGATAATGTCTATGAAATTAATCAGAAGCTTCCTTCTTTTGACCACTtcaattataaaagtttttttttttgaaaatctctaaaatcctaacaatttatatatatatatatatatatatatatatatatatatatatatatatatatatattctagatTTTGTTTGGAGAAAATTCCACTAAATCTTGGAGAGGAAAACCCTTTCAAAAAGGTGGCTTGTtccaagaaattatatatatataaaattccaCTAAATCTTGGAGAGGAAAACCCTTTCAAAAGGTGGCTTGTtccaagaaattatatatatatatatatatatatatatatatatatatatatatatatctagatTTTGTTTGGAGAAAATTCCACTAAATCTTGGAGAGGAAAACCCTTTCAAAAGGTGGCTTGTtccaagaaattatatatatatatatatatatatatatatatatatatattctagttttttttttagaaaattctaTTAAAGTACGGAAAAAGAAATAACTAGTAAAAAGTgacttattattcaatttaaaaataataattattagttaagattttaaatttttatttatattattattaaaaaatattagatgatATCACATGATATAATGTTTTCACTTTTAGGATTTAGGATTGcactacaagtttttttttattgaaaatatctaaaaacaataatatttaaaataaacctTTAAAGATTGATTTTCACTTTCTTGCTGAGAAATTGTATTTAACATCTTGAATTTTATACATGCGTTAATATATAACAtcctaaaagaaaatcaagaaaaaatatctaataattatataaggtttgcctttatattcattttaaatcttttattttacttattactcgtgaacatgaaaagaaaaaataataattgaaagcaTGCGTTTTAAGCCTTATTGCCCTGAAATGAGAGGAACTACAGACTATTCAATACATGGTAGATAGGTTACATTCATTGGCCTTAGTTTCTGGAGATATATACGTGTACAAATAGGATTTAGATTGTGCTGATAAATGATGAAAGATTTGGTGATTGTAATTTTCAATGGTCAACTCTTCCAATATATGTTAACGTGAAGAAAGGACTGTGTGATAGACCCATGCAAAAAAGACATGTTATTAGCGGTACTagtggttttgttttgtctaTTTCAAGCTCACGCTCTTGGTTGTTttgtccctttaattttttattgtttttttttcaattatattctttgatattgaatttttattaaactttatcaTTATTTTGTGTTGAGTTGACTAGAgattggtttttatattttttatcacataataaaataaaaaaccatttcacTACAACATGAAACCATTTCTTTTGTATTAGCCCTTTTGATATACCCAACATGTTATCGGTTTTTCCTCTTCTGTGCACGGCTTGTGACAAACAAGATGGTTCcttcttgaaaaagaaaaaagaaaaaaactaactatGAAATTGCATTTCCAACCCTCTTCCTCTctctgttttatatataaactgtTAGGACTTTGGACTTCCAGTCCCTTACCTGTGAATATTTGAGAAGACCAGTACATTCAGGTTTTCTAGTAgcctttaattaaatattaggtggtgactcctaaCGAACCAAGTAAACAAACACCACGCGAGTGACGTGCAATAATTATCATATCCATTTAgggattaattttaaaaaacatattattgatTAATAAGTACGATTTCACCTTGTTTTATCCTATCTTATCTTAATTTCCTCACCCAATAATGCAGCTTAACTTGAACCATACTTCGTCCTAAAAAAGCAGCATCAAAGAGCAATTTCAACACAGGATCAGTCGGTGCTagtggttttgttttgtctgATTGTGGCATCAAAAGAAGAATAGTATGACCACTTCATTGAAATTAATCAGAAGCTTCCTTCTTTTGACCACTTCAATTATAAAAGTTTTCTTTATTGAAAATCTCTAAAATCCTAACaatttatacattttagattttgttttatagaaaattcCACTAAATCttggagaggaaaaaaaacctttcaaaatatatatatatatttgaaaggttttcaaaataaaataatatatatatatatatatatatattccagttttttttttgaaaaaattctacTAAATCTCGGACAaagaaataattcataaaaagtgatttattgttcaatttaaaaacaaaaattattatttaagattttaaatttttatttatatcatttcaATATTAGATGATATCACAAGATATAATGTTTTCACTTCTAGGATTTAGAATTGTGctacaagttttttcttaattaaaaatatctgaaaaaataattaaaataaaaattgattttcatttttttgctgagaaattatatttaacatcctgaattttataatataacatCCTAAaagtaaatcaagaaaaaaatatctaattatattcggtttgcttttatattcattttaaatcttttattttgtttattactcgtgaacatgaaaagaaaaaataataattgaaagcaTGCGTTTAAGTCTTATTGTGCAAGGTCTAACACATGATGCCTGAAATAATATAGGAACTACAGATTATTCAATGCAGGGTAGATAGGTAACATTCATTGGCCTTAGTTTCtggatatatatatgtgtaCAAAAAGGATTTAGATTGTGCTGATAAATGATGAAGGATCAGGAGGAACAGAGACTTGAACACCTCCTTCTACAATCTGCACAACTTTCTTCATTCCAGGTCTTAAAGATGGTTCCTCCTGAATGCACCGAATTGCAACCATCACAAACCTCTCTACCCTTTTCATGTCTTCCATtgcctcttcatcttcttctactaAAAGGTTCAACTTTCCTTCTTTCAGGCAATCACATGCCCAGTCTGCAAGAACTATCTGATGTTCTTGAATTGCATTAATCTCAAAGTTCTTTCTGCAGCAAACTAGCTCCAGCAAGAGAATGCCAAAGCTGTAGGTATCTACTTTGGTTGTGACAGGCAGGTTCTTGAACCATTCAAGAGCTACATACCCTTTCGTCCCCCTGATTGCTGTCGTAGTTTTGGTTTGGTCCGTCTTCAACAGCTTGGCTAGTCCGAAATCTGAAATCCTGGCGTTAAGAGATTCGTCTAGGAGGATATTTTGAGGCTTGATATCACAATGGATTATCTGGGAGCTGCATTCTTCATGGAGGTAAAGGAGCCCTCTGGCTACACCGAAAGCGATTTGCATTCTTCGGTGCCAACTAGGCCTTGAATATCCAAATATGTAGTTTGACAAGGAGCCACTGCTCATGCACTCGTAGACCAGAAGGCGATGTTGCCCTTCGTTACAGAATCCAACAAGTTGAACCAGATTCTTGTGATTTGTTCTGCCAATAACTTTCACTTCTGTATTGAATTCTGTGTCGCCCTCCCCGGCCatcttttctaatttctttactGCGATGAGCGGTTTGTCTTCGTTGGCTAGTGCCCCCCTGTAAACAATTCCAAAAGCACCCCTACCGAGTTCTTCCTTGAATCCTCCTGTAGCTGTTTCCAGCTCTTTGTATGTAAAATTCTGCAGATTCATTTCTGGCATGACATGGAGTTGCGGTaccaccttttgtttttgttggttcCATCGAGTAAAGAACACGTAGATTCCTAGCAGAGAGAGAACAATTAGAAAGATGGAGCTACCTAAGAGCACCGATCCTGTTGTGATCAAAGTTGATCGATCACTCTTCTTTGCACTTGAACCTGCAGTCCCCCAGTTGCCTTTCCTTACTTTCAGCAGGGCTTTATCACCAATACTTGGATCTGTTACCCCATTCGAGAGAGGGCCTGTCTTCTTCCAACAGTGTCCACTGTTATAAGTGGCAACAGCACAATAGCAGTCACTCAAGCAAGCTTGTCTGCACCAATCCTCGTCCACTGAAagaaaatcatcataatcagTATATGGAAAGTTTGTGTTAAGCATATCCCTGATCATAAAGTTATCTATTTCTTGCGATGGATGGTTACAATCCTGTGAAATAAAGTTTTTCTTGCATCCCTTCCTCTCATCATTTGGATCGAAGAAAGTGTAACCAGGAGGACACTTGCATCTTGGTCTTTGGTCATCTCCTAACATGCAATAGCTGTTGAAGCCGCAAGCTCCACTGCCTACTGGTCCCCTAATTACCACGCAGATATTTGAGGGTATGAAGTTTGGCAAAGTCGTCCAGGCCAGAGGCCATCTTCTGCTACTGGAAGCAGTCTTTGGATAAGCATATTGCCTAAGAACTCCATCATAGTCTATGGTAGCCCTCAAGTAGAAATCTTGCATTGATACTGAATTAGAGAACACCGAATTAAGCATGGTGCCATTTTGGGCTGCGAGGTACATATAGCCAGACTGGTTAAAGACCACCCTATAACCGCTTCCAATAGAATCCTGGGTAGACCAATAAGCATAATTCACTGTAGTTGTTGGATAGCGTGTTGTGTACAAGATGAGATTCCCGTCAGTTTGTAGAATGAACGTGAATCTTCCATCTGAATAATTCTTTTCCAGGTAGGGAGCAATTAGTTGAGCACCTAAATTCAGATTTTGTGTGGGCAACAGTGTGTCTGTTTGTTCATCAAAACTCTGCCACAAATTGGCACCAGCTTGGCTTGCTACCACGAAGTTTCCCGTGTCAAGCATGGCTGCATAGGCGGTTCCACTTCCGCCCGATTGTGGACGGATCCATACTTGTCTGCCAGATTGATCATTTAGAACCAACTCACCATCTTCCGTAAGTTGTACTCTTGATCCCCCCTGAACTAGATGATTTCTATTAGCTGACCAGACTATGGTTCTTTCGGGTATTTTGTTGAACCATATGGCAAGTAGGCAGCCAGCATCACCGACTTGTTGGAATCCAAAAGCAAATTCCCCGGATGGTGAAGTCCAAGGAAGGTTATCAGTTGCAGCAGTGAGAGATGAGCCCAAAGATATGTTTAGGATTGCATGTGctacaaattttcttcattgaACATCTCTAAAACCCTGGTCTTTCTGAGAAAATTCAACGAGAACTTGGAGAAAGAAATGCAAAAATGAAGTGTTTTCGTACTTAATATCGTTAAATAACTGGTTCCTAAAAAGTTATATATGGTGGTTCTTTTCACGAAATTCTAATAAATCTCGGAGAAGCAAAAGGACTcgagaaaaataacttattttatagTAACAGATATGAaagaataaattcaatttaaaagctAAAGGAAATtagcaaaaatttaaaataataatttaactaataaaattttggttttatatcaaataactagtttaataaaaatttttaagatattgatgataatttaagatataatttatattattgtataataaatattactaatgaaattaataagaagCTTCCTTTTCTCTTGACCACTCCAATTACATAGTTTTAACTGCTTGGATCTAAGATTAtgttacaactttttttttttaattaaaaatctctaaaatcccaacaagttatataaaaaatttaccgTTATAACTAGTATTTAATTCGTAGTTCGATTCctctgtgtgtttttttttttaaaaagaaacaaggtATAATGTATTCTTCAAGTTCATCACAATCATCAATTAGCCATGAAGATTCTTCTTCTCTACAACTGTTGCTTGTGctttttgtaatgttttgaatttaagaGTAGGAAAAAGCAATAAAGCCCTTGAAAGCTTAAAGAGTAAGTATAATTAAATGGAGGTATTGTGGTAATTGaacaatagttgataaatataaatagaaaaaagaaaagaaaagaagagaccTGCAAGTCTTGAGAGAGTCGACAGGCgtgaagagagaagaaaaagaaaagaaaaagagaaaagaaggtaAGATAAGGGAAATAGAaaggaattgaagaaaataagttaaaagagtaagatttatgttttaatatgtATAGTATGTTTCCTTTAGctttaaatttcggttttgattaatgttagggttttgagaattgtgtttagggtttattgatggattaatttgaatgttatatGGTTGATTATTGTGGGTAATGGATTGTTAAGTTGAATTTTAGAGActagataaaaataatgattttgagttatggttttgtttgaatggtgaatttgtattagaaatcaggggataataGTAGGTAATCTGTGAAAATTCTGgatttgaggttgaagatgatgaaaattcaatttggtccctcaatttgcaaaaattacagttaagtccccaaactttggaaaattacaaattgatccctggagcatatttcgagattctgaacagaataaaatatgaattatgtgcagaattactgtatagttatgaaattttaacacctccaatttgacaaaaattaccatttgaccctaaaaatttggtaaattTCCAAAATGGTCCTTCGAGCATAATGAGATATTCTGGAAATAATTTAGGATTAATTATGGTctgaatttcagtatattcattgatttatgacaaattttagtttggtcctccacttgacaaaaattacaatttgaccttaaaaaatttggaaaaattccagaatgatccctagAGCATAATTAGAGGTTCTAGACAGAAATGaggatgaattatggacataactccactatatttatgaatttatgatatgtttagtttggtcctccaattagatgaaaattacaatttggccctaaaattatgataaattccagattggtccctagctgtaatattagccttttcaaattggtttgatgaataaatgagagttatttagtgaattattatcaagtcttattatttgttttattatagattagatttcgggaaaaccgttaatttttgggtttttaagaaaattaactagttagttcaaaaacatatagggttatggaATACACTCTTaattaagtgtattaaataggttaagtGTTCTTTCAAGtcgttcttgaatatgtctcctttgtattcagataatcctaaTATTCTACTggcgggacgtcagtaggattttcttcagtgttTGCTTTTGACTTCTGTTTGCTTTCGAGtaaggtgagtggataatttttcatatgcatgagaaatattataaatatttgatttgttaatatgaactagatcatgcttcttgataatatatatatgttgattattattttataataaagcatgatcaattattgaatctgaattcttgatatgaactggtatatatttttgaaattgatttctgaattgatagctcctcatttgattgatgtcatgagttaaGCTtcgagatatgaatatgtttgtttgattatgattatgaagcTATGGTATGTCAGTTAGAATACctatgctaacagggtagtgttagtctttgtgcacattgTATCTGAACTCTAGTTGGTCGGgagagtcaccaacctgtgcgaatgatcatcccacagtatgGAGCCTCAtcctcattgcattttgattttctgacgagcttTACCATATGATCTTCTTGTTATGGCTTTGTTGTATTAccttgtgtgtgtatattgaatattatctactcactgagttatTGAACTCACCTTctcattattattctttttaggcttatagcttgatagcaggttacttttgttgaatcttccgaacctgctttttgatgtaatttgtaccttttcctttatgtctagttagtgcttcaaaattatgaaattatattaactcttgtattaagacaattaaattatattatgaagttagttttgttattagtgCTGCGTTGAACTCTAATTGAGTTATTTAAAggataagattgtatgtaagtttgggttcgtaTATGTATGGAACGTTGAAAGGGAActttgcctatgtgccggtcatggatccggaaATCGGGTTGTGACACTTTTCTTgtctcattttttatattttaaaaatcatttaaggtcagaaaattaaatcaataggTTGTATTAAGAATGATTACAACTCCTGGCCACTAAATGATTAGATGAGATTTATTCTTGTCGCACTCGACATTACGGTGaccttaaaaattaatcattttttaaagaacggatttctggcatccagTTCTTTAATGAGAAagtgtcttgtttaaggagtcgccacctagtattacggtcactaggaaccctaactggtcaacagagattctatgatccgagactggttacgtaaaatgaaagatattatcaccccttaaacgtcctacctaaggcaggctgcattgctgatctttgttattaattgttaaatgtttattagtttatgctatgataatttgcttataatatttttgactTTGGCGTTactgaatattcaactacgaatatCTCCAACtttggtgttggtaaatattacgtagctataaaataaattttattccctactctagcgccagtgaataaataaataaaaataaatttatttttacacatgcacatattttttatttttctatctaaataaaataaaatacaacgaataaaaataatataaatttaaacaagtatttttattcctgactctagcgtcagtgaataaaccaataaatttacattatttttattcatgcatacacatttttattttatatattttatatttttttgttatttttttgggatgggccgggctggacccagcccaaCATATGTTTTTGGGCTGGGctcagctcagcccacatgggctgggctagacccagccagcccagcctggtcactggcccaagccagtgacccggctgggcgaaaaaaaaaaaaggcacgcGTGACTTGTTCACGCGTGCACGAACACtggtgaaggtaattaaattaccttcacacAGTGTTCTTGTAACATTGAATTGCTTTTTTAAATGAAGATGCAAAG
This region of Populus alba chromosome 3, ASM523922v2, whole genome shotgun sequence genomic DNA includes:
- the LOC118028527 gene encoding G-type lectin S-receptor-like serine/threonine-protein kinase LECRK3; amino-acid sequence: MSSNIVSSHLMDFQLPYCFFFLLLLLLPFSSNGQAHSNISLGSSLTAATDNLSWTSPSGEFAFGFQQVGDAGYLLAIWFNKIPERTIVWSANRNHLVPGGSRVQLTEDGELVLNDQSGGQIWSSSPQSGGSGAAYAAMLDTGNFVVASQAGANMWQSFDEPTDTLLPTQNLNLGAQLIAPYLEKNYSEGRYKFILQADGNLLLYTTHYPLNTSNSPYWMPGNSTGSGYQVIFNQSGYMYLVARDGTVLYPVFSNSVSIQDLYLRATLDYDGVLRQYVYPKTASSSRSRATAWTTLSNSIPSNICSQITEKVGSGACGFNSYCRLGDDQRPSCHCPPGYTFFDPNDERKGCKKNFISQDCDHPSQEIDSFEIEEMPNTKWPFNDYEMFASVGEDWCRQACLSDCYCDVTIYNTAGQCWMKRAPLSNGVTASSVSGKALIKVRKGISTAGSSAKKCDRSNLITTGSVLLGSSIFLIVLSLLGFYVFFSRWNRQRKNTIPQQRLMPDMNMQNFTYSELERATGGFKEELGRGAFGTVYKGVLAEEDKPLIAVKKLDKMAGEGDKEFNTEVKVIGRTNHKNLVQLVGFCNEGEHRLLVYEYMSNGSLANFLFGDSRPNWYRRMQIAFDIARGLLYLHEECSCQIIHCDIKPQNILLDKSFRARISDFGLAKLLKTDQTKTTTAIRGTKGYVALEWFKNLPVTTKVDTYSFGILLLELVCCRKNFEINALQEHQVVLADWACDCLKEGKLDLLVEEDEEATEDMKTVERFVMVAIWCIQEDPSLRPGMKKVVQMLEGAVQVSIPPDLSSFISTI
- the LOC118028755 gene encoding G-type lectin S-receptor-like serine/threonine-protein kinase LECRK3 — its product is MVKLVRKSKCNEDEAPYCGMIIRTAHAILNISLGSSLTAATDNLPWTSPSGEFAFGFQQVGDAGCLLAIWFNKIPERTIVWSANRNHLVQGGSRVQLTEDGELVLNDQSGRQVWIRPQSGGSGTAYAAMLDTGNFVVASQAGANLWQSFDEQTDTLLPTQNLNLGAQLIAPYLEKNYSDGRFTFILQTDGNLILYTTRYPTTTVNYAYWSTQDSIGSGYRVVFNQSGYMYLAAQNGTMLNSVFSNSVSMQDFYLRATIDYDGVLRQYAYPKTASSSRRWPLAWTTLPNFIPSNICVVIRGPVGSGACGFNSYCMLGDDQRPRCKCPPGYTFFDPNDERKGCKKNFISQDCNHPSQEIDNFMIRDMLNTNFPYTDYDDFLSVDEDWCRQACLSDCYCAVATYNSGHCWKKTGPLSNGVTDPSIGDKALLKVRKGNWGTAGSSAKKSDRSTLITTGSVLLGSSIFLIVLSLLGIYVFFTRWNQQKQKVVPQLHVMPEMNLQNFTYKELETATGGFKEELGRGAFGIVYRGALANEDKPLIAVKKLEKMAGEGDTEFNTEVKVIGRTNHKNLVQLVGFCNEGQHRLLVYECMSSGSLSNYIFGYSRPSWHRRMQIAFGVARGLLYLHEECSSQIIHCDIKPQNILLDESLNARISDFGLAKLLKTDQTKTTTAIRGTKGYVALEWFKNLPVTTKVDTYSFGILLLELVCCRKNFEINAIQEHQIVLADWACDCLKEGKLNLLVEEDEEAMEDMKRVERFVMVAIRCIQEEPSLRPGMKKVVQIVEGGVQVSVPPDPSSFISTI